CATCAGGCGTTGGCGCACGGTATAGCATTAACTCAAGCCATTTCCGTTATCGATTTGAACTGTTGATATGGAGATTTTGTTATGAATATGGAACTCATCCGAAGATTTATAAGAGGGTGTCTTGGTTATAGATCACCAGCGTACCGCTTAATGGCTTGTCTGCTAGTACAGTATCAGATTCTGCGCTGCGAGGGTTGTCGTACGGCCTATAAACTCGAAAAAATTAGACGGAGTACCGGGCCGGAGGTGGAAGTGAGTCTTAATCGTCTTCTGTACCCCTTAATTATTAGGCCTGGTACTGACGACGTGTCGGCAGTGGTCAATAACGCTATTCGGGAGGAGTATGGTCGTTTCGATAATGATTTTGCTCCTAAAGTTATTATCGATGCAGGTGCTTATATAGGGGATACTTCTGCTTATTTTCTTTCAAAGTTTCTTACATCCAGCGTTATTGCTCTTGAGCCAAATCAAGACAGCTTTTTACTTGCGCAAAAGAATCTTATGCCCTATGGCGATAGGGTTTTCTTGCTAGAGGCGGCGCTTTGGAATGAACTGACAACTGTTTTTTTCGGTGGAGCGGAAATGGGTGCCTCTATTGGCTTACAAGGAATAGAAGTGTCTACCGAGACTATTGCTTCTTTGATGACGAAATACCGCCTGGACTTTATTGATCTACTGAAGATTGATATTGAGGGCGCTGAGTTACAGGTTATCCCGTCAGGGGTTGGTAGCTGGCTAAATAATATTGGGATGATTTTGCTTGAAACACATGGAATCGAGATCGAAGAATCACTAGTTAACATATTAACGGATGCAGGTTTTAAGTGTTCACGTTATCGAAATGTATGGTACTGTAAAAATAGGTTATATTATCAGTGTTGAGATGGCGTTTCTTGGGTGGCTCAAGTTATTAATCCTTAATAAAGGACACCTTTAATAATCTAATTTGCTGAAATGATAGCTGCATCTCAACCGCTGTAAGAAGACCCGTGATGAAGATCAAAGCAAGCCTGTTTGCCGCCGAGGAACGTGAAGCTAAGCTCGGTTGCTTGGGTGACGTGTTGCAACTGCTGGAGAAGGATGTCGATTTTGCAGCGCTGGCGAGCGCGATCGATCAGGCCGCTCCGCGTCCCGGCCGGGCACGCGGCGGGCGTCCGCCATTTCCCACCGAATTGATGGTGCGTGCGCTGATTCTTCAGCAACTTTACAACCTCAGCGATGAGCAGATGGAATTCCAACTGCTGGATCGGCTGAGCTTTCAGCGTTTTGCCGGCCTGCGCCACAGCGGCCAGATCCCCGACCGCACCACGCTGTGGACTTTCCGGGCACGGCTGCTGAGTGGTGGCGCCGGCGAGAGGCTGTTTGAGGCGGCGAATCGAGAGCTGGCGAAGCACGGTTATATCGCGCGGGGCGGGCAAATCATCGACGTCAGCATCGTCCCGGTGCCCCAGCAGCGGATCGGTAAAGAGGAAAAGGCGCTGATCCAACGCCAGGCCACCCCGTCGGCGTGGTCACCCGCGCAATGGCGGCAAAAAGACACCGACGCCACCTGGACGAAAAAGCACGGCAACAGATGGCCGATGAGACCGGCCGGCGCTACCTGTTCGTCGCGATCGATCGCGCTACCCGCTGGGTGTTTTCATTGCGATCAAACCGAACAAGACCGCAGCGGCCGCCAAGGCGTTTCACAAGGCGGTCCACAAAGCCTGCCCGATCAAGATCAACCGGATTCTGACCGACAACGGCAAGGAGTTCACCTACCGTTTCACCGCCTAAAACGAGCGCAGCCCACGGGCCGCCACGCCTTCGATCAGGGTTGCCAGGCCATCGGTGCCGAACACCACCTGATCCCCCCGCCCGGCCACCCCCAAACCAACGGCATGGTCGAGCGCTTCAACGGCCGCATAGCCGATATCCTTTCAAGACTCACCACTTCGATTCGGCCCAAGACCTCGAGCAGAACCGTGCACCGCTATGTCACCCTCTACAACCACCAGCTGCCCCTGGGCGCCTGGGCAGCCAAACCACCATGCAGACTATGCAAGCCTGGTTCAAAACACACCCCCGATCTGTTTTATCGTAAACCTTATAATTGGCCGGGACGTGACAGGTTGAAACTGGAGTAGCCTTATGGCCAAGATGTTTTCTAAAAATGATTATTTTCAATGCCAACTTATCGTTTTATGCGGCATTCTTTGTATGCTACTAATCCCATTTATTTTTGTTCGCGCATTCGCTATAATGTTATTAGGAATGTTGATTTATACCCATGAGCGCCAACTAAAAATGCTCGTTCCTGCGTCGCCTGGTTTTCTGTTTTGGTTTGGTAATGTGCTATCTTATATTGTTGGCGGATTTGGCTTTGCAATTTTAGCAGATGCTTGGGATGATTTTGGTATTCGCTATCTAAATGACGCACTTTTTTATCTTGGGATAGGCTTGTCTTGTTATGTTGTGGGAATGTGGCTGGGGGGGGTGTTGAAAAAACAAAACACCCCAATAAATGTTTTTATGGATTTGAAATTTAGTCATGTTTCAATCATCTCAATTAGCAGCGTTTTTCTATTGACCGTATTGCTTGGTGGAACCGGCGATTCCGAAATGGATGTCAAGTCCTCTTATTATAATATTGTAATTGGATCGTTTCAGTCTATAGAAAATATTCCCCTTATATTGCTATCGATTTATCTTTTACAGAAACATCCAAAATGGTGGCTGGTTGGTATTTTGTTTTGTTCAAAATTTGTCATAGCAATTAGCGGGATGTCAGTTGGCTATGGGCGTAACAAGTTAATTTTTGCTTTGCTGAGTATTAGTCTGACTTGGCTGGCTTTGCATTATTGGTATGGTATAAAAATATCTAATAGTGCAAAATTGATAATCCTTTGTTTGCCATTTGTCGTAATAATTTATTTTGGCATTGCTTCCACTTATAGGCATTCAGTTAAATTCGATGCCTATTCTAGTATTAGTGAACGACAAGAATTCCTGAGGGAGTCTATTAACTCGGCATCCTCGTCAAACAATTTTGTGATTGACTCTCTTACTCAGTTTTGTGAGCGATTGGTTCAAGCTCATGGGCTTGAACT
This portion of the Methylococcus mesophilus genome encodes:
- a CDS encoding FkbM family methyltransferase; protein product: MNMELIRRFIRGCLGYRSPAYRLMACLLVQYQILRCEGCRTAYKLEKIRRSTGPEVEVSLNRLLYPLIIRPGTDDVSAVVNNAIREEYGRFDNDFAPKVIIDAGAYIGDTSAYFLSKFLTSSVIALEPNQDSFLLAQKNLMPYGDRVFLLEAALWNELTTVFFGGAEMGASIGLQGIEVSTETIASLMTKYRLDFIDLLKIDIEGAELQVIPSGVGSWLNNIGMILLETHGIEIEESLVNILTDAGFKCSRYRNVWYCKNRLYYQC
- a CDS encoding transposase: MKIKASLFAAEEREAKLGCLGDVLQLLEKDVDFAALASAIDQAAPRPGRARGGRPPFPTELMVRALILQQLYNLSDEQMEFQLLDRLSFQRFAGLRHSGQIPDRTTLWTFRARLLSGGAGERLFEAANRELAKHGYIARGGQIIDVSIVPVPQQRIGKEEKALIQRQATPSAWSPAQWRQKDTDATWTKKHGNRWPMRPAGATCSSRSIALPAGCFHCDQTEQDRSGRQGVSQGGPQSLPDQDQPDSDRQRQGVHLPFHRLKRAQPTGRHAFDQGCQAIGAEHHLIPPPGHPQTNGMVERFNGRIADILSRLTTSIRPKTSSRTVHRYVTLYNHQLPLGAWAAKPPCRLCKPGSKHTPDLFYRKPYNWPGRDRLKLE